A DNA window from Tenuifilaceae bacterium CYCD contains the following coding sequences:
- a CDS encoding beta-ketoacyl-ACP reductase yields the protein MFNNKNKTMKLLEGKTAIVTGGARGIGKAIALKFATEGANIAITDLIYDDSVKAFEVELNAMGVKAKAYASNAAKFDETQATVNQIVSDFGRIDILVNNAGITKDGALKRMTEDQWDAVIAVNLKSVFNYTKAVQATMWKQGSGSIINMSSVVGVSGNANQINYSSSKAGIIGFTKSAAKEFGTRNIRTNAIAPGFIITEMTHQLPEEVRNEWASKIPLRRGGTPEDVANVALFLASDMSAYVNGQVINVCGGMNT from the coding sequence ATGTTTAACAACAAAAATAAAACTATGAAGCTATTAGAAGGAAAAACAGCCATTGTGACAGGTGGCGCAAGAGGTATAGGCAAAGCCATTGCGCTTAAATTTGCTACTGAAGGCGCAAATATTGCAATTACTGACTTGATTTATGACGATAGCGTGAAGGCATTTGAAGTTGAATTGAATGCAATGGGCGTAAAGGCTAAAGCGTATGCCTCAAATGCTGCCAAATTTGATGAAACCCAGGCAACCGTCAACCAAATAGTATCGGATTTTGGACGAATTGACATTCTGGTCAACAATGCTGGAATCACCAAAGATGGTGCCTTGAAACGCATGACAGAGGATCAGTGGGATGCGGTTATTGCCGTTAACCTCAAATCAGTTTTTAACTATACAAAAGCCGTTCAGGCCACCATGTGGAAGCAAGGATCGGGCAGTATTATTAATATGAGTTCGGTTGTTGGGGTTTCCGGTAACGCGAACCAAATCAATTACTCCTCATCAAAAGCCGGCATAATTGGCTTCACAAAATCTGCAGCAAAAGAGTTCGGGACTAGAAACATAAGAACAAATGCTATTGCACCAGGCTTTATTATTACTGAAATGACGCACCAACTTCCTGAGGAGGTTCGAAATGAGTGGGCCTCAAAAATACCCTTAAGAAGAGGGGGAACCCCCGAGGACGTTGCCAATGTAGCCCTATTCCTCGCCTCTGATATGTCTGCCTATGTTAATGGACAAGTTATTAATGTTTGCGGAGGGATGAATACCTAA
- the rimO gene encoding ribosomal protein S12 methylthiotransferase RimO: MGNKKINIVTLGCSKNVVDSEVLMKQLELGGWELVHDSNDPSAKVVVVNTCGFIADAKEESVDTIMNFVNAKKSGVIERLYVMGCLSQRYKDELVKEIPEVDGFYGVSDLPEILKTLDNPYFTDCTNQRVITTSKHFAFLKISEGCNWGCSYCAIPLIRGKHISKSIEDLVSEAKYLANQGVKELVVIAQDSTYYGIDLYGKRMISELLNELSKIDKIEWIRLHYAYPANFPKDLIETIKNNLKICKYIDIPFQHISDNMLKLMRRGITKAETIEFVDAIRKNIPDISIRTTFLVGHPGEAKEDFNELVDFVKSYKFDRVGVFTYSEEEDTHAAISMKDNISQKEKNRRSNELMEIQQEISLANNLKRVGQSLKVIVDSVDEGMIIGRTEYDSPEVDQEVLVTNSDGKKIRVGDFINVKITSAQDYDLIGEIL, translated from the coding sequence ATGGGAAATAAGAAAATTAATATTGTAACACTTGGGTGTTCCAAGAATGTTGTGGATTCAGAGGTTTTGATGAAGCAACTGGAGTTGGGTGGCTGGGAGTTGGTTCACGATTCCAACGACCCATCAGCAAAGGTTGTGGTGGTTAATACCTGTGGATTTATTGCCGATGCCAAGGAGGAGTCCGTTGATACCATTATGAACTTTGTAAATGCAAAGAAAAGTGGCGTAATAGAGCGATTATATGTAATGGGTTGTTTATCTCAACGTTATAAAGATGAATTGGTAAAAGAAATTCCTGAGGTTGATGGTTTCTATGGTGTTTCCGATTTACCCGAGATTCTTAAGACATTAGATAATCCTTATTTTACTGATTGTACTAATCAACGAGTTATTACTACTTCTAAACACTTTGCATTTCTTAAAATATCCGAAGGGTGTAACTGGGGTTGCTCTTACTGTGCAATACCGCTGATTAGAGGTAAGCATATTTCTAAATCAATTGAAGATTTAGTTTCCGAAGCAAAATATCTTGCAAATCAAGGGGTTAAAGAACTAGTTGTAATTGCTCAGGACTCAACGTATTACGGGATTGACCTCTACGGTAAAAGAATGATCTCAGAGTTGTTGAATGAGCTTAGTAAAATCGACAAAATAGAGTGGATTAGGCTTCACTATGCTTACCCAGCTAACTTCCCCAAGGATTTGATTGAAACGATCAAAAATAACCTCAAAATCTGCAAGTATATCGATATTCCGTTCCAGCACATCAGCGATAATATGCTAAAGTTGATGAGACGAGGAATAACAAAGGCTGAAACTATAGAATTTGTAGATGCTATAAGAAAGAACATTCCTGATATCTCAATTCGTACCACTTTTTTAGTTGGACATCCTGGCGAAGCCAAGGAAGATTTCAATGAATTAGTTGATTTTGTTAAGAGTTATAAATTTGATAGGGTTGGAGTGTTCACCTATTCCGAAGAAGAAGACACTCACGCAGCAATTTCAATGAAGGATAATATCTCTCAGAAGGAGAAAAACCGTCGTTCCAATGAATTGATGGAAATACAGCAAGAAATTTCGTTAGCAAATAATCTTAAACGTGTTGGTCAATCATTAAAAGTAATAGTTGATTCAGTTGACGAAGGGATGATTATTGGTAGGACTGAGTATGATTCTCCCGAGGTGGATCAGGAAGTCCTGGTGACTAATTCTGATGGTAAGAAAATTAGGGTAGGTGATTTTATCAATGTGAAAATTACTTCGGCACAGGATTACGATTTAATAGGAGAGATATTATAA
- a CDS encoding DUF4295 domain-containing protein, producing MAKKVVASMQKGTKNHTKCIKMVKSSKTGAYTFKEEMVLNSEINEYLKKQE from the coding sequence ATGGCAAAGAAAGTAGTAGCATCGATGCAGAAAGGTACTAAGAACCACACAAAGTGCATCAAAATGGTAAAATCGTCAAAAACAGGTGCCTATACTTTTAAAGAAGAGATGGTACTTAACTCTGAGATTAACGAATACTTGAAAAAACAAGAATAA
- the rpmB gene encoding 50S ribosomal protein L28 — protein sequence MSRICQITGKKRMVGNNVSHSKRRTKRTFFPNLQNKKFFLEEENRWVTLKVSAAGIRTINKKGLKAVLKEAEGKGLIKIY from the coding sequence ATGTCAAGAATTTGTCAGATTACAGGAAAAAAGAGAATGGTTGGAAATAATGTATCCCATTCTAAGAGAAGAACAAAGCGTACCTTCTTTCCAAATCTTCAAAATAAGAAGTTCTTTTTGGAAGAAGAAAATCGCTGGGTAACCTTGAAGGTTTCTGCTGCTGGTATTCGCACCATCAATAAGAAAGGCTTAAAGGCTGTTCTAAAAGAGGCAGAAGGTAAAGGCTTAATCAAAATTTACTAA
- the tpx gene encoding putative thiol peroxidase, whose amino-acid sequence MTVKFGPNPVNLYGEVVKVGGKAPEFSALDTTLKPVGLNDFKGKVKLISIFPSIDTSVCSVQNHKFNKEAASYGDKVAFIAMSMDLPFALKRFCGAEGINNLVTLSDHKDADFGKKYGYLIDALRLLARGVVIIDKDDIIRYVEVVPEVGQEPNYNEAIKVLKTLV is encoded by the coding sequence ATGACTGTAAAATTTGGACCAAACCCAGTGAACCTTTATGGTGAGGTAGTTAAAGTTGGTGGAAAAGCACCTGAATTCTCAGCTCTAGACACAACCTTAAAACCAGTTGGACTTAACGATTTCAAAGGAAAAGTAAAACTTATATCGATATTTCCATCGATAGATACTAGCGTATGTTCAGTTCAGAACCACAAATTCAACAAGGAAGCAGCGTCGTATGGGGACAAGGTTGCTTTTATAGCAATGTCAATGGATTTACCTTTTGCTTTAAAACGTTTTTGCGGAGCCGAAGGAATCAATAACCTAGTAACCCTATCGGACCACAAAGATGCTGATTTTGGAAAGAAATATGGCTACCTAATCGATGCTTTAAGATTATTGGCTAGAGGTGTTGTTATTATTGACAAGGACGATATAATTCGATATGTTGAAGTTGTTCCTGAGGTTGGACAAGAACCAAACTATAATGAAGCTATAAAAGTTCTAAAAACATTGGTTTAA
- a CDS encoding CinA-like protein, with amino-acid sequence MNAEIITIGDEILIGQIVDTNSAWIAQQLNLLGVKITQITSISDTEEAIYSSVNQSINRCDIVIMTGGLGPTSDDITKPTLCKFFGGSLVLHEPSLEIIKSIFGKRGLQVTESNRKQAEVPSSCEVLLNHNGTAPGMLFRKDGKMLVSMPGVPFEMKGLMEGSVIPLLKQRPIDQTIIHKTVYTFGIPESFLSDKLQVFESKLPNYIKLAYLPSPSGIRLRLSGYSFDYSSLNSEIGKLVEYLRKEIPEYIFGYGETSLSAVVGQMLKSVDATVSTAESCTGGMIAHLITEIPGSSSYFKGSVVAYSNEVKTSVLNVDVNALNENGAVSQQVVEQMAVGVRELLKTDYSIAISGIAGPDGGTEFKPVGTVWIAVSSNRNLISKKYIFSNQRDINILRASNTALNLLRELMLQEHLELNENIFGEKFE; translated from the coding sequence ATGAATGCCGAAATTATAACCATTGGCGATGAAATCTTGATAGGTCAAATCGTCGATACAAACTCTGCTTGGATTGCTCAACAACTAAATTTGTTGGGAGTAAAGATCACTCAAATTACTTCTATCTCCGATACAGAAGAGGCTATTTATAGTTCAGTTAATCAATCTATTAATCGGTGTGATATTGTTATCATGACGGGTGGTCTTGGTCCAACAAGCGATGATATAACAAAGCCAACTCTTTGCAAATTTTTTGGTGGTAGTTTGGTGCTTCACGAACCATCGTTGGAAATAATTAAAAGTATATTTGGAAAACGAGGTCTACAGGTAACTGAAAGCAACAGAAAACAGGCCGAAGTGCCTTCGTCCTGCGAGGTATTGCTTAACCATAATGGTACAGCACCTGGAATGTTGTTCCGTAAGGATGGAAAAATGTTAGTCTCGATGCCCGGTGTGCCTTTCGAGATGAAGGGTCTAATGGAAGGTTCGGTTATTCCCTTGCTTAAGCAAAGGCCGATTGATCAGACAATTATCCACAAAACGGTTTATACATTTGGAATTCCTGAATCGTTTTTATCCGATAAGCTTCAAGTATTCGAAAGCAAACTTCCTAATTATATTAAACTGGCATACTTACCAAGTCCTTCGGGTATTAGGCTTCGTTTATCAGGCTATTCGTTTGATTATAGCTCGTTGAATTCAGAAATAGGAAAACTTGTTGAATACTTGCGCAAGGAAATACCTGAATACATATTTGGATATGGCGAAACATCGCTATCAGCAGTTGTTGGGCAGATGCTAAAGTCTGTTGATGCAACTGTTTCTACGGCAGAAAGTTGTACCGGAGGAATGATTGCTCATTTAATCACTGAAATCCCCGGTTCATCAAGCTATTTTAAAGGAAGTGTGGTTGCATACTCAAACGAGGTTAAGACATCAGTATTAAATGTTGATGTTAATGCTTTGAACGAAAATGGAGCTGTTAGCCAGCAGGTTGTAGAGCAAATGGCAGTGGGCGTGAGGGAATTGTTAAAGACGGATTATTCTATAGCCATATCGGGCATTGCAGGACCTGATGGCGGAACTGAGTTTAAACCTGTTGGTACTGTGTGGATTGCGGTTTCATCGAACAGAAATTTGATCAGCAAAAAGTATATATTTAGTAATCAGCGAGATATTAATATTCTCAGAGCCTCCAATACGGCTCTTAATCTACTTAGGGAGTTGATGTTACAGGAACATTTAGAACTAAATGAAAATATTTTTGGAGAAAAATTTGAATAA
- a CDS encoding peptidase M48 gives METSIYYAIIFIVIGGHILNIIVELINTNYSKKTPLDNLVEDVYDADSYLKQQQYENEKLKISLVESTFLTGIVSIALILGYFGVLSDFIAQHISNNVLQSLLFFGVLWFLSQIVSIPFDYYDSFVIEERYGFNKSTRMLFFTDLFKSALITIILGGLILSLIVWLFISYTNLFWLPVLVFILILSLFSTLLYTSIILPLFNKKSPLPEGELKERLERLAFDAGFSAKNIYVLDSSKRSTKGNAFFTGWGRNKRIYLYDTLIDKLSPVEIESVLAHEIGHYKKKHIWVNFALSIVVTGLFLFLFNQISIDDVFTPILGASPAALPNFHINILGFALIFGPIQSIIGLFTNYLSRKMEFAADQFAKDNNLAESLISALKRLAAQNYSNLMPHPVYVTLHYSHPPLVKRIKSLLSSNE, from the coding sequence ATGGAAACCTCGATTTACTATGCGATCATTTTTATTGTAATAGGTGGTCATATCTTGAATATAATTGTAGAGTTAATCAATACAAATTATAGTAAAAAAACACCTTTAGATAACCTGGTTGAAGACGTTTATGATGCGGATAGTTATCTCAAACAGCAGCAGTACGAAAATGAAAAACTAAAGATTTCTTTAGTAGAAAGTACCTTTTTGACTGGTATAGTATCCATTGCTCTTATTCTAGGATATTTTGGGGTATTGAGTGATTTTATTGCCCAGCATATTAGCAATAATGTGCTTCAATCCTTGTTATTTTTTGGAGTCCTTTGGTTCTTGAGTCAAATTGTATCTATTCCGTTTGATTACTATGATAGTTTTGTAATTGAGGAACGCTACGGATTCAACAAATCAACCAGAATGCTTTTTTTTACAGATCTTTTTAAATCAGCGTTGATAACCATAATTTTGGGAGGATTAATACTATCTTTAATTGTTTGGTTATTTATTAGTTATACCAACTTATTTTGGCTGCCAGTTTTAGTTTTTATACTAATACTCTCGTTGTTTTCTACTTTATTATATACATCTATTATATTGCCATTGTTTAATAAAAAATCTCCATTGCCAGAAGGCGAATTGAAAGAGAGGTTGGAGAGACTTGCATTCGATGCAGGTTTTTCTGCAAAGAATATTTATGTGCTCGATAGTTCAAAACGATCGACAAAAGGCAATGCTTTTTTTACGGGATGGGGACGAAATAAACGTATTTACCTTTACGATACTTTGATTGATAAATTATCACCAGTTGAAATTGAATCGGTTTTGGCTCATGAAATAGGACATTACAAGAAGAAGCATATATGGGTTAATTTTGCACTAAGTATAGTTGTAACAGGGCTATTCCTCTTTTTGTTTAATCAGATTAGCATTGATGATGTATTTACGCCTATTCTAGGTGCTAGCCCAGCAGCATTGCCAAATTTCCATATAAATATTTTAGGTTTTGCATTGATTTTTGGACCCATTCAATCTATTATCGGATTGTTTACAAACTATCTGAGTAGAAAAATGGAATTTGCTGCGGACCAATTTGCCAAGGACAACAATCTCGCCGAATCATTAATCTCGGCTCTCAAAAGGCTGGCCGCTCAAAACTATTCAAACCTGATGCCTCATCCTGTTTACGTGACGTTGCACTATTCACATCCACCTTTGGTGAAAAGAATAAAATCGCTATTGTCTAGTAATGAGTAG
- the ftsY gene encoding signal recognition particle receptor FtsY, translating to MGLFDIFSSNQSKESLDKGLEKTKESLLKKISRAVAGKSRVDDEVLDNLEEVLISSDVGVETTLRIIERIEKRVSSEKYLNSTELNAILHDEIMSLLSENSFQNIAEPSQTESPYVIMVVGVNGVGKTTTIGKLAHMFKSGGKNVVLGAADTFRAAAVDQLTIWSERVGVPIVKQQMGADPAAVAFDTLSSAKNQGADVVIIDTAGRLHNKINLMNELTKIKRVMQKVIPNAPHEVLLVLDGSTGQNAFAQAKEFTAATEVTAIALTKLDGTAKGGVVLGISDQFKIPVKYIGVGEKMTDLQLFDRKDFVDSLFS from the coding sequence ATGGGATTGTTTGATATTTTTTCGTCCAACCAGAGCAAGGAATCCTTAGATAAAGGCCTAGAGAAAACCAAGGAAAGCCTTTTAAAGAAGATTTCCCGTGCTGTAGCCGGTAAATCAAGGGTTGACGACGAAGTTCTAGATAATTTGGAGGAGGTATTAATATCTTCCGACGTTGGTGTAGAGACTACATTGAGAATTATAGAACGAATTGAAAAACGAGTTTCATCTGAAAAGTACCTTAATTCAACTGAGTTGAATGCAATTCTCCACGATGAAATTATGTCGCTTCTTTCGGAGAATTCGTTCCAGAATATTGCCGAGCCCAGCCAAACAGAATCGCCGTATGTAATTATGGTTGTAGGGGTAAATGGTGTTGGTAAAACAACTACCATTGGTAAATTAGCCCACATGTTTAAGTCTGGTGGAAAAAATGTTGTACTTGGTGCAGCAGATACTTTCCGTGCTGCAGCGGTAGATCAGCTTACAATCTGGTCGGAAAGGGTAGGTGTACCTATTGTAAAACAGCAAATGGGAGCTGATCCTGCAGCAGTTGCTTTCGACACATTAAGTTCTGCAAAAAATCAGGGTGCCGATGTTGTTATTATCGATACCGCTGGTCGTTTGCACAATAAAATAAACTTGATGAATGAACTCACAAAGATTAAACGTGTAATGCAAAAGGTTATTCCCAATGCACCACACGAGGTTCTTTTGGTTTTAGATGGCTCTACAGGTCAGAATGCCTTTGCGCAGGCAAAGGAGTTTACTGCTGCAACAGAGGTAACTGCTATTGCTTTAACAAAGTTAGATGGAACTGCAAAGGGTGGTGTTGTGCTCGGAATTTCCGATCAATTTAAAATTCCTGTTAAGTATATTGGTGTTGGAGAGAAGATGACCGACTTGCAACTTTTTGACAGAAAGGATTTTGTCGATTCTCTTTTCAGTTAG
- the rpmG gene encoding 50S ribosomal protein L33, whose amino-acid sequence MAKKGNRVQVILECTEHKESGMPGTSRYITTKNKKNTPERLEQRKYNPVLKKVTLHREIK is encoded by the coding sequence ATGGCAAAGAAAGGTAACAGAGTGCAAGTAATTTTAGAATGCACAGAGCACAAGGAAAGCGGAATGCCAGGAACTTCTAGGTATATTACTACTAAGAACAAAAAGAATACACCTGAAAGACTAGAGCAACGCAAGTACAATCCAGTTCTTAAAAAGGTAACATTACACCGTGAAATAAAATAA
- a CDS encoding ATP-dependent Clp protease ClpC encodes MNQKFSQKIKDVLAYSREEAIRLGNSAINPDHLFLGILRDGEGEAINLLLSQGLDLSDIKKRMDKHLLQLTDKQDNINDSSDIVIYKSAERALKVVFLEARSLKSDTVNTAHLLLAILKDDTNFITQLLYERSISYESVRKSLTILNSDDKGDFGGGEDEDSDSGMFGNMGKQNQPASGKPSSDTPVLDNFGIDLTKAAEEGRLDPIIGREREIERIAQILSRRKKNNPILIGEPGVGKSAIAEGLAMRIVKRKVSRVLFNKRVVTLDLASIVAGTKYRGQFEERMKAILNELSRTNDIILFIDEIHTIVGAGGATGSLDAANMLKPALARGELQCIGATTLDEYREHIEKDGALERRFQKVMVEPTSPEETVEILNNIKERYEDHHNVTYTTEAIDACVKLTMRYISDRHLPDKAIDALDESGSRVHISNIKVPENIINLEKSIEETKKEKLKAVKNQQFELAANLRDKEKRLIEQLEDEQSRWEKELAKHREIVDEEKVAEVVAMMTGVPVQRIAQAEGARLLKMADELKGSVIGQDEAIAKIVRAIQRNRAGLKDPNKPIGTFVFLGPTGVGKTQLAKVLAKYLFDTTDNLIRIDMSEYMEKFSVSRLVGAPPGYIGYEEGGQLTEKVRRKPYSVVLLDEVEKAHPDVFHILLQVLDEGQLTDSLGRRVDFKNTIIIMTSNIGSRELKDFGQGVGFATKAKEESANEYSKSIIQKALKKAFAPEFLNRIDDIIMFNALTRSDIHKIIDIELKGLYDRIYTLGFSIKISPAAKDFITEKGYDIQYGARPLKRAIQKYLEDPMAEAIIKSDIKAGNIISIGFNKKKDEITIKVLKGEEEPVNPDEE; translated from the coding sequence ATGAATCAGAAATTTTCTCAAAAAATTAAGGATGTTCTTGCCTATAGCCGCGAAGAAGCAATAAGGTTGGGCAATAGCGCCATTAACCCTGATCATCTTTTCTTAGGAATTCTCCGCGATGGCGAAGGTGAAGCAATTAACCTGTTGCTTTCTCAAGGTCTTGATTTAAGTGATATAAAAAAACGAATGGACAAACACTTACTTCAACTAACCGACAAGCAAGATAATATAAACGACTCGTCAGATATAGTTATATACAAATCTGCCGAAAGAGCGCTTAAAGTTGTGTTTCTTGAAGCACGATCGCTTAAAAGCGATACGGTTAACACCGCTCACCTCCTACTGGCTATACTTAAAGATGATACTAACTTTATTACTCAACTTCTCTATGAGCGTAGTATTAGTTACGAATCGGTTCGTAAAAGTCTAACTATTCTAAACTCCGATGACAAAGGAGATTTTGGAGGTGGCGAGGACGAAGATAGCGATAGCGGAATGTTCGGCAATATGGGCAAGCAAAATCAACCTGCTAGCGGAAAACCATCATCAGATACTCCGGTTTTAGATAATTTTGGAATTGATTTAACAAAAGCTGCAGAGGAAGGCCGATTAGATCCAATTATTGGTCGTGAAAGAGAAATTGAACGTATTGCGCAAATTTTAAGCCGTAGAAAAAAGAATAATCCAATTCTTATTGGAGAACCAGGTGTTGGTAAATCTGCAATTGCAGAGGGTTTAGCAATGAGAATTGTTAAGCGTAAAGTGTCCAGAGTACTTTTCAATAAGAGAGTTGTCACACTAGATTTAGCTTCAATTGTTGCTGGAACTAAGTACCGTGGACAGTTTGAGGAAAGAATGAAGGCAATTCTGAACGAATTATCCAGAACAAACGATATCATTCTTTTCATTGATGAGATCCACACCATTGTTGGTGCCGGAGGTGCTACAGGTTCTCTTGATGCTGCAAATATGCTTAAACCAGCACTAGCGCGTGGTGAACTTCAATGTATTGGTGCTACTACGCTTGATGAGTATCGCGAACATATTGAAAAGGATGGTGCATTGGAGCGTCGTTTCCAGAAAGTAATGGTAGAACCTACGTCTCCTGAAGAAACTGTCGAAATTCTTAACAATATCAAGGAGCGTTACGAGGATCACCACAATGTCACCTACACCACAGAAGCCATCGATGCTTGCGTGAAGTTGACAATGCGTTACATATCCGATCGTCATCTTCCCGATAAGGCTATAGATGCGCTAGATGAATCGGGCTCAAGAGTTCATATTTCGAATATCAAGGTTCCCGAAAATATCATTAATCTGGAAAAATCGATTGAGGAAACCAAAAAGGAAAAACTAAAAGCAGTTAAAAATCAGCAATTTGAACTTGCCGCAAACCTTCGAGATAAAGAAAAAAGGTTGATTGAGCAACTTGAGGATGAACAATCGCGCTGGGAAAAGGAACTTGCAAAACACCGAGAAATTGTTGATGAAGAAAAGGTCGCTGAGGTTGTTGCCATGATGACAGGTGTTCCAGTTCAACGTATTGCCCAGGCTGAAGGAGCCAGACTCCTTAAAATGGCCGATGAATTAAAAGGTTCGGTAATTGGGCAGGATGAAGCTATTGCTAAAATTGTTAGGGCAATTCAACGAAATAGAGCTGGACTTAAAGACCCCAATAAGCCAATAGGTACTTTCGTATTTTTAGGCCCTACAGGTGTTGGCAAAACTCAATTGGCAAAAGTACTTGCTAAATATCTATTCGATACAACCGATAACCTTATTAGAATAGATATGAGTGAATATATGGAGAAGTTCTCAGTTTCCAGACTTGTTGGAGCACCTCCAGGTTATATCGGTTACGAGGAAGGCGGTCAGTTAACCGAGAAAGTTCGTAGAAAACCTTACTCAGTTGTATTGCTCGATGAGGTTGAGAAAGCTCACCCTGATGTTTTCCATATTCTACTTCAGGTTTTAGACGAGGGTCAACTTACCGATAGCCTTGGACGCAGGGTAGACTTTAAGAACACCATTATCATAATGACCTCAAACATTGGATCCAGAGAGTTAAAGGACTTTGGACAGGGTGTGGGATTTGCAACTAAAGCAAAGGAAGAATCGGCCAACGAATATTCAAAAAGCATTATTCAGAAAGCGCTTAAGAAAGCATTTGCTCCCGAGTTTTTGAATCGTATAGATGATATCATTATGTTTAACGCTTTGACACGTAGCGATATACACAAGATAATTGATATTGAACTCAAAGGACTTTACGATAGAATTTACACTTTAGGCTTTAGTATAAAAATATCTCCAGCAGCAAAAGATTTTATTACCGAAAAAGGTTACGATATCCAATACGGTGCACGCCCCTTAAAACGTGCTATTCAAAAATACCTTGAAGATCCAATGGCCGAGGCTATTATTAAAAGCGATATAAAGGCAGGAAATATAATTTCTATTGGATTTAACAAGAAAAAGGATGAAATTACAATTAAGGTTCTTAAAGGAGAGGAAGAGCCCGTTAATCCTGATGAAGAATAG
- a CDS encoding ATPase AAA, which yields MSNIPLAERMRPRTLDEYVGQAHLVGNGSILRDMIKSGNVNSFILWGPPGVGKTTLAKIVANQLNRPFYTLSAVNSGVKDVREVIDKAKSQKYFSTPSPILFIDEIHRFSKSQQDSLLGAVEQGIIVLIGATTENPSFEVITPLLSRCQVFILKSLNESELKDLLTKAIEQDTELKNLTFSIEETDALFRFSGGDARKLYNIIELLVNVSDPAQTIDISNKRVTEVLQENIAIYDKNGEQHYDIISAFIKSIRGSDPNGAVYWLARMIEGGEDPKFIARRLVILASEDIGLANPNALLMATSCFQAVTMIGMPESRIILSEATIYLATSSKSNSAYEAIGKAQQLVREQGALPVPLHIRNAPTKLMKDIGYGVDYKYAHSYKGNFVIQEFLPEKISGSILFAPQNNPKEKEIESKLKALWKGKYNY from the coding sequence ATGAGCAATATCCCACTAGCAGAGCGAATGCGACCGCGAACTCTCGACGAATATGTTGGGCAAGCGCATCTTGTTGGTAATGGTAGCATTCTTCGGGATATGATAAAATCAGGAAATGTTAATTCCTTTATTCTTTGGGGTCCCCCAGGTGTAGGAAAAACAACACTCGCCAAAATTGTAGCCAATCAACTCAATCGGCCGTTCTACACTCTAAGTGCAGTTAATTCCGGAGTAAAAGATGTGCGAGAGGTAATAGATAAAGCAAAATCCCAAAAATACTTCAGCACCCCTTCTCCTATCCTATTTATTGATGAAATTCATCGATTCAGTAAATCGCAGCAGGATTCGCTTTTGGGTGCTGTTGAACAAGGAATCATTGTGCTGATTGGTGCAACAACCGAAAATCCTTCCTTTGAGGTCATTACTCCGCTCCTATCAAGATGCCAAGTATTCATACTTAAATCACTAAATGAAAGCGAATTAAAAGATTTACTTACAAAAGCAATTGAACAGGATACAGAACTTAAGAATCTTACCTTTAGTATTGAAGAAACAGATGCTTTATTCCGTTTTTCCGGAGGTGATGCCCGTAAACTATACAACATCATTGAATTATTAGTAAATGTAAGCGATCCAGCCCAGACAATTGATATAAGCAACAAGCGTGTTACTGAGGTTTTACAGGAAAACATAGCCATTTACGATAAAAATGGAGAACAGCATTACGATATTATATCAGCATTCATAAAATCCATCAGAGGAAGTGATCCCAATGGAGCGGTGTACTGGTTAGCAAGGATGATTGAGGGAGGTGAAGATCCTAAGTTTATCGCCCGGAGACTGGTTATTTTAGCCTCCGAAGATATTGGATTAGCCAATCCTAATGCATTGCTCATGGCAACAAGTTGCTTTCAAGCAGTAACCATGATTGGTATGCCTGAATCGAGAATAATCCTTTCCGAGGCAACAATTTATCTTGCCACTAGTTCCAAAAGCAATTCCGCGTACGAGGCAATTGGCAAAGCACAACAATTGGTTCGAGAGCAAGGCGCACTCCCTGTCCCTTTACATATTAGAAATGCACCAACAAAACTGATGAAGGATATTGGCTATGGTGTTGATTACAAATACGCTCACAGCTATAAAGGGAACTTTGTAATCCAAGAATTTCTCCCCGAAAAGATATCGGGATCAATATTATTTGCGCCACAGAATAATCCCAAAGAAAAAGAGATCGAATCCAAACTAAAGGCTTTGTGGAAAGGCAAATATAACTACTGA